One stretch of Sphingomonas rosea DNA includes these proteins:
- the pnp gene encoding polyribonucleotide nucleotidyltransferase: MFNINTVEVDLGGKTLKLETGRIARQADGAVLATMGETVVLCAVTAAKSVKPGQDFFPLTVHYQEKFSAAGRIPGGFFKRERGATEKETLTSRLIDRPIRPLFPEGFYNEVLVIAQVLSYDGENEPDIVAMCAASAALTLSGVPFMGPIGAARVGYQNGEYILNPSPEQVKEGDLDLVVAATGGAVMMVESEAKELSEEVMLGAVVFAHEAAKKVVNAICDLAEKAAKDPWDLKQADDKAATKAKLKDLIGADIAAAYKVTAKAERSDLLNAARAKAKEAFAEAEPQEQLVAAKLVKVLEADIVRTAILEEGRRIDGRDTKTVRPIEAMVGFLPRTHGSALFTRGETQAICTTTLGTKDAEQMIDGLDGLSYSRFMLHYNFPPYSVGEVGRFGAPGRREVGHGKLAWRALHPVLPTSEEFPYTIRVLSDITESNGSSSMATVCGGSLSMMDAGVPLARPVAGIAMGLILEGEKFAVISDILGDEDHLGDMDFKVAGTDQGITTMQMDIKVAGITKEIMQVALAQAKDGRAHILGEMAKALDSTRTELSAHAPRIETMQIAKDKIREVIGTGGKVIREIVATTGAKVDIDDEGLIKISSSDVKQIEAARAWIQGITQEPEPGTIYTGKVASIVDFGAFVTFMPGKDGLVHVSEIKNERVENVRDVLTEGQEVKVKLLEVDNRGKVRLSMRVVDQETGAELEDTRPPREPREGGDRGPRGDRGDRGGRDGDRRREGRGPRREGGGDRDRGPRGEGRGDRGPRRDRDGGGSRDDGPAPEFAPAFLTGGNDD, encoded by the coding sequence ATGTTCAACATCAACACTGTAGAAGTCGATCTCGGCGGCAAGACGCTGAAGCTCGAGACCGGCCGCATTGCCCGTCAGGCCGATGGCGCCGTGCTGGCCACCATGGGCGAAACCGTCGTCCTGTGCGCCGTCACCGCCGCCAAGAGCGTCAAGCCCGGCCAGGACTTCTTCCCGCTGACCGTTCACTATCAGGAGAAGTTCTCCGCTGCCGGGCGCATCCCGGGCGGCTTCTTCAAGCGTGAGCGCGGCGCGACCGAAAAGGAGACGCTGACCAGCCGTCTCATCGACCGCCCGATCCGCCCGCTGTTCCCGGAAGGCTTCTATAACGAAGTCCTCGTGATCGCGCAGGTCCTTTCCTACGATGGCGAGAACGAGCCCGACATCGTCGCCATGTGCGCCGCTTCGGCCGCCCTCACCCTGTCGGGCGTTCCCTTCATGGGCCCGATCGGCGCCGCCCGCGTCGGCTACCAGAATGGCGAATACATCCTCAATCCTAGCCCCGAGCAGGTGAAGGAAGGCGATCTCGATCTGGTCGTCGCCGCCACCGGTGGCGCGGTCATGATGGTCGAATCCGAAGCCAAGGAGCTGTCGGAAGAAGTCATGCTCGGTGCCGTCGTGTTCGCGCACGAGGCCGCCAAGAAGGTCGTCAACGCGATCTGCGATCTCGCCGAAAAGGCCGCCAAGGATCCGTGGGACCTCAAGCAGGCCGACGACAAGGCCGCGACCAAGGCCAAGCTCAAGGACCTCATCGGCGCCGACATCGCGGCGGCCTACAAGGTCACCGCCAAGGCCGAGCGTTCGGACCTTCTGAACGCCGCCCGCGCCAAGGCCAAGGAAGCCTTTGCCGAGGCCGAGCCGCAGGAGCAGCTCGTTGCGGCCAAGCTCGTCAAGGTTCTGGAGGCGGACATCGTCCGCACCGCGATCCTCGAGGAAGGCCGCCGCATCGACGGCCGCGACACCAAGACCGTCCGTCCGATCGAGGCGATGGTCGGCTTCCTCCCGCGCACCCACGGGTCGGCGCTGTTCACCCGCGGCGAAACGCAGGCGATCTGCACCACCACCCTCGGCACCAAGGACGCCGAGCAGATGATCGACGGCCTCGACGGCCTCAGCTACTCGCGCTTCATGCTGCACTATAACTTCCCGCCCTATTCGGTCGGTGAAGTGGGCCGCTTCGGTGCGCCGGGTCGCCGCGAAGTCGGTCACGGCAAGCTCGCCTGGCGCGCGCTTCATCCGGTGCTCCCGACCAGCGAGGAATTCCCGTACACGATCCGCGTCCTGTCGGACATCACGGAGAGCAACGGCTCGTCGTCGATGGCCACCGTCTGCGGCGGTTCGCTGTCGATGATGGACGCGGGCGTTCCGCTCGCCCGTCCGGTCGCGGGTATCGCCATGGGCCTCATCCTCGAGGGTGAGAAGTTCGCGGTGATCAGCGACATCCTCGGCGACGAGGATCACCTCGGCGACATGGACTTCAAGGTTGCCGGTACCGACCAGGGCATCACCACGATGCAGATGGACATCAAGGTCGCCGGCATCACCAAGGAGATCATGCAGGTCGCTCTCGCCCAGGCGAAGGACGGCCGCGCGCACATCCTCGGCGAGATGGCCAAGGCGCTCGACAGCACCCGCACCGAGCTTTCCGCTCACGCGCCGCGCATCGAGACCATGCAGATCGCCAAGGACAAGATCCGCGAAGTGATCGGCACCGGCGGCAAGGTGATCCGCGAGATCGTCGCCACCACCGGCGCCAAGGTCGACATTGACGACGAGGGCCTGATCAAGATCAGCTCGTCCGACGTGAAGCAGATCGAGGCCGCCCGCGCCTGGATCCAGGGGATCACCCAGGAGCCGGAGCCCGGCACCATCTACACCGGCAAGGTCGCCTCGATCGTCGATTTCGGCGCGTTCGTGACCTTCATGCCCGGCAAGGATGGCCTGGTGCACGTCTCGGAAATCAAGAACGAGCGCGTCGAGAACGTCCGCGACGTCCTGACCGAGGGTCAGGAAGTGAAGGTCAAGCTGCTCGAGGTCGACAATCGCGGCAAGGTCCGCCTGTCGATGCGTGTCGTCGACCAGGAAACCGGCGCCGAGTTGGAGGACACCCGTCCTCCGCGCGAGCCGCGTGAAGGCGGCGATCGTGGTCCCCGCGGTGATCGCGGTGATCGTGGTGGCCGCGACGGCGACCGTCGCCGCGAGGGCCGTGGTCCCCGCCGCGAAGGTGGCGGTGATCGCGACCGTGGTCCGCGCGGCGAAGGCCGCGGCGATCGCGGCCCCCGCCGCGACCGTGACGGCGGCGGCAGCCGCGACGACGGCCCCGCGCCCGAGTTCGCTCCCGCGTTCCTGACCGGCGGCAACGACGACTGA
- the rpsO gene encoding 30S ribosomal protein S15: protein MSITAERKAELIKEHQRDEKDTGSPEVQVAILTSRIQTLTEHFKGHAKDNHSRRGLLMMVNKRRSLLAYLKKEDAQRYTDLIGKLGLRK, encoded by the coding sequence ATGTCGATCACTGCCGAGCGCAAGGCCGAGCTGATCAAGGAGCACCAGCGCGACGAGAAGGACACGGGTTCGCCCGAGGTCCAGGTCGCCATCCTGACCAGCCGCATCCAGACGCTGACCGAGCACTTCAAGGGCCACGCCAAGGACAATCACAGCCGCCGCGGGCTGCTGATGATGGTCAATAAGCGCCGTAGCCTGCTGGCCTACCTCAAGAAGGAAGACGCCCAGCGCTACACCGACCTGATCGGGAAGCTCGGCCTCCGCAAGTAA
- the truB gene encoding tRNA pseudouridine(55) synthase TruB: MTPPRPLSGWIVLDKPLGLGSTQGVSAVKRALREAGQAKTKVGHGGTLDPLATGVLPIALGEATKLAGRMLDATKAYDFTVAWGAQTDTLDLEGQVIAESDHRPTRAEIEAVLPRFTGPIEQVPPAYSALKVDGKRAYTLAREGAEVELKSRHVTILALALLDADENAATFAATVSKGTYIRSLARDLALALGTVGHVTMLRRTKAGPFGLDQAISLDFLGDYAKGGSLDGALLPLQAGLDDIPAFPVTPEEARQLRLGQRLQRVPPAGGLHVAVEGITPVALIEGTDIVRGFNLSE, from the coding sequence ATGACCCCGCCTCGCCCGCTGTCGGGCTGGATCGTCCTCGACAAGCCGCTCGGTCTCGGTTCGACCCAAGGGGTGAGCGCGGTGAAGCGCGCACTTCGCGAGGCCGGGCAGGCCAAGACCAAGGTCGGCCATGGCGGCACGCTCGATCCGCTTGCGACCGGTGTCCTCCCGATCGCGCTTGGCGAAGCGACCAAGCTTGCCGGGCGAATGCTCGATGCGACCAAGGCTTATGACTTCACCGTCGCATGGGGCGCGCAGACCGACACGCTCGACCTCGAAGGCCAGGTCATCGCCGAGAGCGACCACCGCCCGACCCGCGCCGAGATCGAGGCCGTGCTGCCGCGCTTTACCGGACCGATCGAACAGGTCCCGCCGGCCTATTCGGCGCTTAAGGTCGACGGCAAGCGCGCCTACACCCTCGCGCGCGAAGGCGCCGAGGTCGAACTCAAGAGCCGCCATGTCACGATCCTGGCGCTCGCGCTGCTCGATGCCGACGAGAACGCCGCCACCTTCGCTGCGACGGTCTCCAAGGGCACCTACATCCGGAGCCTCGCCCGCGACCTCGCGCTGGCGCTCGGCACCGTCGGCCACGTGACCATGCTCCGGCGGACCAAGGCCGGTCCGTTCGGGCTCGATCAGGCGATATCGCTGGACTTTCTGGGTGATTACGCTAAGGGCGGCTCGCTCGACGGGGCACTTCTGCCATTGCAAGCAGGGCTGGACGACATCCCGGCCTTTCCCGTCACCCCCGAAGAAGCGCGTCAGCTCCGGCTGGGTCAGCGACTTCAACGGGTTCCGCCTGCGGGCGGTCTCCACGTTGCGGTCGAGGGCATCACCCCCGTCGCTCTGATCGAGGGGACCGACATCGTGCGCGGGTTCAACCTGTCAGAATAA
- a CDS encoding thymidine kinase — protein sequence MAKLYFYYAAMNAGKSTTLLQADFNYRERGMETMLWTAALDDRAGAGRIASRLDIGAAAHSFDGTTDLFETVGAELTRRRLHCVLVDEAQFLTEAQVLQLCRLADELDLPVLCYGLRTDFQGQLFPGSATLLALADSLVELKAVCECGRKATMNLRVDAEGRAVAQGKQTEIGGNDRYVAMCRRHFFARLRASEE from the coding sequence ATGGCCAAGCTCTATTTCTACTACGCCGCGATGAATGCGGGGAAGTCGACGACCCTGCTGCAGGCCGACTTCAACTACCGCGAGCGCGGAATGGAGACGATGCTGTGGACCGCCGCGCTCGACGATCGGGCGGGCGCGGGGCGGATCGCCTCCAGGCTCGACATCGGGGCGGCGGCGCACAGCTTTGATGGAACGACCGACCTGTTCGAGACGGTGGGCGCCGAACTTACGCGCCGTCGTTTGCACTGCGTGCTGGTCGACGAAGCACAATTCCTGACCGAGGCGCAGGTCCTGCAGCTCTGCCGCTTGGCGGATGAGCTCGATCTGCCCGTGCTCTGCTACGGCCTTCGAACCGACTTCCAGGGGCAACTCTTTCCCGGAAGCGCGACCCTGCTCGCCCTTGCCGATTCCCTCGTCGAACTGAAGGCCGTCTGCGAATGCGGCCGCAAGGCGACGATGAATTTGCGCGTCGATGCCGAGGGCCGTGCGGTCGCGCAAGGGAAGCAGACCGAGATCGGCGGCAATGACCGTTATGTCGCCATGTGCCGCCGCCACTTCTTCGCCCGCCTCCGCGCGAGCGAGGAATGA